In Janibacter cremeus, a genomic segment contains:
- a CDS encoding SpoIID/LytB domain-containing protein: MVVRSVRVAGVGALLSGMVLGGGSLPAHAAPTASEPSWVFSGSGFGHGVGMSQYGAKAMADDGKSAAQILKYYYRGISVDRVRDDQMVHVNVASSRSSVTLRSSAERSGGGAFTVTVGSRTLKASNRSSVKVVRSGSKVKVSHTLGKKTVHATASSAEVTFDDGKTLLSIDGKKYLSGSARVVPASGGGVHAVMKVRLHDQYLDNVAEMPWSWPAASLQAQAAAARGYALRKVNRGIRSACECHVHDSTSDQVFGTYPGAGAYGWDRWKAAVRSGGTSTTGMVPRYRGDLIDAVYSSSSGGRTQANEDVFGGRPLPYLRSVNDPYSLRAENPRRSWRTTVPEAKVASAFGLPDVVAVEITRRTTGGGVAEVVATSAKGKQASMTGEQMRRGLGLSSSYVVSPIKGPGPFPDVTQATTDFTRAIAWLKSEGITTGYADGTFGPKHNISREAMAAFLYRAAGRPAVKSAPDFTDVDSSSKFAKEIAWLQDERITTGFADGTFGPTKRITREAMAAFMTRFLLEGRVPDATAPYEFSDVAGTQFEDHIAWIADQGLTTGHADGTFRPKSKITREAMAAFLYRSRNML; the protein is encoded by the coding sequence GTGGTGGTTCGGTCCGTGCGTGTTGCTGGTGTTGGTGCGCTGCTGTCGGGGATGGTGCTCGGTGGCGGGTCGCTCCCGGCACACGCCGCCCCGACCGCGTCGGAGCCATCTTGGGTCTTCTCCGGCTCGGGCTTCGGCCACGGGGTGGGGATGTCGCAGTACGGCGCGAAGGCGATGGCGGATGACGGCAAGAGTGCCGCGCAGATCCTGAAGTACTACTACCGGGGCATCTCGGTCGACCGAGTGCGCGACGACCAGATGGTCCACGTCAACGTCGCCTCGTCGCGTTCGTCGGTGACGCTGCGGAGCTCGGCGGAACGTTCCGGCGGCGGCGCGTTCACGGTCACGGTGGGTAGCAGGACACTGAAGGCGTCGAACAGGTCGAGCGTGAAGGTGGTGCGTTCCGGCTCGAAGGTGAAGGTGTCGCACACGCTCGGCAAGAAGACCGTGCATGCGACCGCCTCATCGGCGGAGGTGACCTTCGATGACGGGAAGACGCTGTTGTCGATCGACGGCAAGAAGTACCTGTCGGGGTCGGCGCGGGTGGTGCCCGCCTCCGGTGGAGGGGTGCACGCGGTGATGAAGGTGCGCCTGCACGACCAGTACCTGGACAACGTGGCTGAGATGCCGTGGTCGTGGCCGGCGGCGTCGCTGCAGGCGCAGGCGGCAGCAGCCCGTGGGTATGCGCTGCGCAAGGTCAACCGCGGCATCCGCTCCGCCTGTGAGTGCCACGTCCACGACAGCACCAGCGACCAGGTGTTCGGCACGTACCCGGGCGCGGGTGCGTACGGGTGGGACCGATGGAAGGCTGCGGTGCGGTCCGGCGGTACGAGCACCACGGGGATGGTGCCGCGGTACCGGGGTGACCTGATCGACGCTGTCTACTCCTCCAGCAGCGGCGGCCGGACGCAGGCCAACGAGGACGTGTTCGGTGGCCGGCCCCTGCCGTACCTGCGCTCGGTCAACGACCCGTACTCGCTGCGAGCGGAGAACCCGCGCAGGTCGTGGAGGACGACTGTCCCGGAGGCGAAGGTCGCTTCGGCATTCGGACTGCCGGACGTCGTGGCCGTGGAGATCACCCGCCGTACCACCGGTGGTGGCGTCGCTGAGGTGGTCGCCACGTCCGCCAAGGGCAAGCAGGCGTCGATGACGGGCGAGCAGATGCGACGTGGGCTCGGCCTGTCGAGCTCGTACGTGGTCTCCCCGATCAAGGGGCCGGGGCCGTTCCCGGATGTGACTCAGGCGACGACCGACTTCACCAGGGCCATCGCCTGGCTCAAGAGCGAGGGGATCACGACGGGGTACGCCGACGGGACCTTCGGCCCGAAGCACAACATCTCGCGTGAGGCCATGGCGGCGTTCCTCTACCGGGCGGCGGGCAGGCCCGCCGTGAAGAGTGCGCCCGACTTCACGGATGTCGACTCGTCGAGCAAGTTCGCCAAGGAGATTGCCTGGCTGCAGGATGAGCGGATCACCACGGGCTTTGCCGACGGCACGTTCGGTCCCACGAAGAGGATCACCCGGGAGGCGATGGCGGCCTTCATGACGAGGTTCCTCCTCGAGGGGAGGGTGCCCGACGCCACCGCCCCCTACGAGTTCAGTGACGTCGCCGGGACCCAGTTCGAGGACCACATCGCCTGGATCGCGGATCAGGGCCTGACCACGGGCCACGCCGACGGGACGTTCCGCCCGAAGAGCAAGATCACCCGCGAGGCGATGGCGGCGTTCCTGTACCGCTCGCGCAACATGCTGTAG
- a CDS encoding integrase catalytic domain-containing protein, translating into MASRADVTNKYAKAYAKASKTDKGLMLDEVVSVTGWSRDNARRRLVAAATTPPGAGHAVARSVRKPRAPKFSYDARKVLQRVWAASGGQCGKYLVVSMRAHLDALERHGELVEGVDRYSAAVRAELLKISAASIDRYLAPIRAKDAVGGISTTKPSPLLRSSITIRRAGDEVEDEPGFFEGDTVAHCGPTLKGEFARTVNLTDVHTGWVFTRTIRNNAHTHILTALQAAVNEIPCAVTGLDFDNGSEFLNKPVITWAGDLGIYFTRSRPYKKNDQATIESKNNHLVRKYAFYYRYDTPEERAVLARLWPLVNDRLNYLTPTKKPVGYGTDRNGRRTRLYDKPRTPFDRLLAAGVLAPAQEAELTAYRDILNPADLARRIGDLQDRLVLLAKDKTEQLYLASFPSALPDVRRGIRVQAS; encoded by the coding sequence ATGGCCTCTCGTGCGGACGTGACGAACAAGTACGCCAAGGCGTACGCGAAGGCGAGCAAGACCGATAAGGGCTTGATGCTCGATGAGGTCGTCTCGGTGACGGGCTGGTCGCGCGACAACGCTCGTCGACGTCTGGTGGCGGCGGCCACGACCCCGCCCGGGGCCGGTCACGCGGTGGCCAGGTCGGTACGCAAGCCGCGGGCGCCGAAGTTCTCCTACGACGCGCGCAAGGTGCTGCAGCGAGTGTGGGCCGCCTCGGGCGGGCAGTGCGGGAAGTACCTGGTGGTCTCGATGCGCGCGCATCTGGACGCGCTGGAGCGCCACGGTGAACTCGTCGAAGGAGTCGATCGCTACAGCGCCGCGGTGCGGGCTGAGTTGCTGAAGATCAGCGCCGCGTCGATCGATCGATACCTGGCCCCGATCAGGGCCAAGGACGCGGTCGGTGGGATATCGACGACCAAGCCCTCGCCGTTGCTGCGCTCATCGATCACGATCCGCAGGGCCGGGGATGAGGTCGAGGACGAGCCGGGGTTCTTCGAGGGCGACACCGTCGCGCACTGCGGCCCGACGCTGAAGGGCGAGTTCGCGCGCACGGTGAACCTGACCGACGTGCACACCGGGTGGGTATTCACCCGCACCATCCGCAACAACGCGCACACCCACATCCTGACCGCGTTGCAGGCTGCGGTGAATGAAATCCCTTGCGCCGTCACGGGATTGGACTTCGACAACGGCAGCGAGTTCCTCAACAAGCCCGTGATCACCTGGGCCGGCGACCTGGGGATCTACTTCACCCGCTCGCGTCCGTACAAGAAGAACGACCAGGCGACCATCGAGTCGAAGAACAACCATCTGGTGCGCAAGTACGCCTTCTACTATCGCTACGACACTCCCGAAGAGCGTGCCGTCCTGGCCCGGCTGTGGCCGCTGGTCAACGACCGCCTGAACTACCTGACCCCGACGAAGAAGCCGGTCGGGTACGGCACCGACCGCAACGGTCGGCGCACCCGCCTCTACGACAAGCCGCGCACGCCCTTCGACCGGCTCCTGGCGGCAGGCGTGCTGGCCCCCGCGCAGGAAGCCGAGCTGACTGCCTACCGCGACATCCTCAACCCCGCCGACCTGGCCCGGCGGATCGGCGACCTGCAAGACCGACTGGTCCTGCTGGCCAAGGACAAGACCGAACAGCTCTACCTCGCCAGCTTCCCCTCAGCCCTACCCGACGTCCGTCGAGGCATCCGCGTACAAGCCAGCTGA